TGCAGGTCCTAACGGTTCAGCCTTTTACCGCACTACGCAATTAAGCTATATGTATGATAAGTTGAAAAACTGGAAGTTTGGTGTTTCTATGGAAATGCCTTCGGTAGACGGCACAACCAACAATGATTTGTCTATCAACACCCAACGGATGCCGGACTTTGCCACTTCCGTACAGTATAACTGGAATAGCAACAGCCATATTAAATTAGGGGCTATTATCCGCAGCATGACTTATTCGAGCAATGTGCATGAAAAAGCCTATTCCGCTACCGGCTTCGGTCTGCAAGCCTCCACAACCTTCAATATTACCAAGAAATTGCAGGCATTCGGACAATTTAATTATGGAAAAGGTATCGGTTCCTATCTGAATGATTTAAGTAACCTGAACGTAGATATCGTCCCCGATCCCGACAAAGAAGGGAAAATGCAAGTTCTTCCGATGCTGGGATGGTACGCAGGATTGCAATACAATCTTTGTCCGAGCATCTTTATATCCGGAACATACAGTTTGTCCAGACTTTATTCTGAAAATGGATATCCAAGTGAAAATCCCGAATCCTATCGTAAAGGACAATATCTGGTAGCCAATGCTTTCTGGAATGTAAGCAGTAATCTGCAAGTCGGCGTTGAGTATTTGAGAGGATGGCGCACTGATTTCAGTTCCGCAACTCGTCATGCCAACCGGTTGAATATGCTGGTGCAGTATTCTTTCTAAACTGACATAATAAAACAAAAAAGCCGTCTCAACACCATGTTCGAGACGGCTTTTCTATATATAAAGGACTAGAAATTTAGAACTTATAGTTCACGCTCACACCAAATACTTTATTAGTACGGCTGTAAACGTCTTTATCCACTAATGATGCCATCGATGTTGCCTCTAAACCACGTGGTTTTTCTTTAGTGTAATCACTATATGTAGTCCAGAAATAAGCTACATCAAGGCTCAATGCCTGAGTAAAATTGATACGACCTCCAAAACCTACTGAATAAGAGTCACAAGAAAAACTTGTATCTGATTGGAAAGCGTCGCTCAAACCGTAGTCTGTTTTCTGATAACCTCCACTAACAGTGAATAATTTGTTAATATCCCACTCAACACCAGCCAAATACTCGTGTGTACCATGTTTCAATGTTTTCTGTTTGCCATCTGCCATACCAGCATTCTTATCATCAAAGAAGTGATATTCTACTGAAGCCCGAAGTGAAGGCAAAAACTCATAACTTGCTGCAACAGAAAGCATAGAAGGAAGATCACTTGGTGTGTTCACACCATTTTGGTAAGGTGCCACAAATGCTGCTGCGGCATCCGGAGCAACAATCTCATGAGTATCATTCTCAATATTCATATTGGCTTTAAACTCATACTTTGCAGCTAAATTCAACTTACCGAATTTTGCATCTACACCGATAATTGGCGTTAATCCCCAACCTGTCTGATCACAATCCAGTTTCAGCTTCGCATCATTCAACTGCTGCGATTTTTGCAATGCTGCTTGTTGCGCCTGCTCTAAAGTCATACCACCAGCCATAAGCTGTTTTATAATCTCACGTCCCAATTCTTCTGCCACACCTTCTTTCAAATTGATATCCAGAAAACCTTTATAGCCACCTGTAAAATAATTCATACGTGCACCAGCAAAAACTGAGAAGTGCTCATTTATTTTATAACTTGCTCCTAACTGCAAACCATAGATATACTGACGTCCCTCCATAGCGGAACTAATACTGTATTGATTAGGAGCTAGCATCCCCTGACCTATTGTATTGACCAAACTAATAGCAGCAGCATCGAACATAGGCAAACCATTATCAAAAGAAGCTTTTCCGCCACCACCAACAATAGCAAAGCTACCGGAAAATGCCCAGTCACCTTTTTTATATACAGCATGTATGGAAGGAATAACGGGAGCAGAAGCTTTTCCTTCATAATTACGCACAGTGGTCTGTCCATCCATAGTCCATAAAGGACTTGTAGCAGCAATATCACGAGTTTGATATGCACTTTGAATAGTAAGCGCTACTTGAAGACCATCTTTGGGAAGAAATGCCAGTCCGGCAGGATTACTATAAACTCCATCAACATCAATGGAAGCGCCGCGGGCTATCATGCGCAAGAAAGCAGCATTCTGATTCGTATTGGTTAGATAATCTCCGGCAAAAGTTGGAATTGAAACGATCAACATTGCAAGACCAATCAACGAAATTTTTCTCATCTAAATCTTTTTTTAATTATTTCGGGCGCAAAGATACAACATTATTGCACACCGAATACACGTTTGTGCATTTATTTTCATTTACCTGCCCATTTTAATTGAAAAAACAAACTGTTTCTAATGAAACAATCTATATTTATCACTATACAGAGAGCAAACAAATCCACCTGTTTTTACGTTTTAATAGAATAATAATTTATAGAATACTATTATGGCCTATACAATTGCATTTTTCGGCACAAAGCCTTATGACGAGTCTTCTTTCAATAAGAAAAACAAAGAATTCGGATTTGAAATACGTTATTACAAAGGAAATCTGAATAAGAACAATGTACTACTGACACAAGGTGTAGATGCTATATGTATCTTTGTTAATGACGTTGCCGATGCAGAAGTTATCCGTATTATGGCAGCTAATGGAGTAAAACTGCTAGCACTGCGATGTGCCGGATTCAACAATGTAGATTTGGATGCAGCTGCAGCTGCGGGAATTACCGTTGTACGCGTACCTGCTTACTCACCCTATGCGACTGCCGAATACACGGTAGCTCTTATGCTATCGCTAAACCGAAAAATACCCCGCGCCTCCTGGCGTACCAAAGACGGTAATTTCTCCCTGCATGGTCTGATGGGATTCGATATGCACGGAAAAACAGCAGGTATCATCGGCACAGGAAAAATAGCGAAAATACTGATTCACATCTTAAAAGGGTTCGGAATGAATATATTGGCTTATGACCTCTATCCGGACTACAACTTCGCCCGTCAAGAACAAATTGTTTATACTTCACTGGACGAATTATACCACAATTCGGATATTATCTCCTTACACTGTCCGCTCACTGAAGAGACCAAATACCTGATAAACGACTACTCTATCAGCAAAATGAAAGACGGAGTAATGATTATCAATACCGGTCGCGGGCAATTGATTCATACCAATGCGCTGATTGAAGGACTGAAGAACAAGAAAATAGGTTCCGCAGGACTGGACGTATACGAGGAAGAAAGCGAATACTTTTATGAAGATCAATCCGACCGCATCATCGATGATGATGTACTCGCCCGTTTGCTCTCGTTCAACAATGTGATCGTCACTTCTCATCAAGCTTTTTTCACACATGAAGCGATGGAGAATATTGCCGCAACCACCCTGCAAAACATAAAAGACTTTATCAATCATAAGCCTTTATTAAATGAAGTGAAGAAATAAAACTTTTAAGTCGCTTTCTTTGTTTACCAAACATATAAACAAATAAGAGAAAGGACAGTTTTTTATGAAAAAAGTAATACATAAAGCAGATACAAGAGGACATTCCCAGTATGATTGGCTGGACAGTTATCACACTTTCAGTTTTGACGAGTACTTCGACTCCGATCGTATCAATTTTGGTGCCCTTCGCGTATTGAATGATGACAAAGTTGCCCCCGGACAAGGTTTTCAGACTCACCCACACAAGAATATGGAAATCATTTCCATTCCTCTGAAAGGACATCTGCAACATGGAGACAGCAAGAAGAACAGCCGCATTATTACTGTCGGAGAAATTCAGACAATGAGTGCAGGAACAGGAATCTTCCATAGTGAAGTAAATGCAAGTCCGGTAGAACCGGTGGAATTCCTGCAGATTTGGATTATGCCGAGAGAACGGAACACCCGTCCCGTATATCAGGATTTCAGCATTGCAGAACTGGAGCGTCCGAACGAACTGGCAGTCATCGTATCTCCCGACGGTAGCACACCTGCTTCCCTTTTGCAAGATACCTGGTTCTCCATCGGCAAAGTAGAAGCCGGAAAGAAATTAGGTTATCACATGCATCAAAGTCATGCAGGCGTCTATATTTTTCTCATTGAAGGAGAAATAGTAGTAGACGGTGAAGTTCTGAAACGTCGTGATGGCATGGGTGTTTACGATACGAACAGCGTTGAACTGGAGACATTGAAAGACTCACATATTCTATTAATAGAAGTACCTATGTGATCTCATCATTAAAAATAATAAACTAAAGCTGCCAGATAATCTTATGGCGAAATTAAACATAGCAGATATCCGACAGGAATATACGAAAGGCGGGTTGCGGGAAAGTGAACTTCCCGGCGACCCGCTTTCGCTTTTCAGTCGTTGGCTGCAAGAAGCGATTGACGCAGAGGTGGATGAACCGACTGCGGTCATTGTAGGAACTGTATCCCCCGAAGGAAAACCGTCCACACGTACAGTATTGTTAAAAGGACTCCATGATGGAAAATTTATCTTTTATACCAATTACGAAAGCCGCAAAGGCAAACAATTGGCACAAAATCCATATATCTCCCTCTCTTTTGTCTGGCACGCCCTCGAAAGACAAATACATATAGAAGGAATAGCAACGAAAGTTTCACCGGAAGAATCGGATGAATACTTCCGGAAGCGTCCTTATAAAAGCCGGATTGGTGCACGAATTTCTCCGCAAAGTCAACCGATAACAAGTAGAATGCAGTTGATACGATCCTTCGTCAAAGAAGCCGCCCGATGGATTGGAAAAGAAGTGGAAAGACCTGATAATTGGGGCGGATATGCCGTCGCACCTACAAGGATTGAATTCTGGCAAGGACGCCCCAACCGACTGCACGACCGCTTTCTATACACCCTACAACCGGACGGAGAATGGAAAATCAGTCGTCTTGCTCCTTGATTTCGTCGATTTTCCTTGGCAACTCCAACTAGAATACGTAATATTGCAACTATAAAATAGTCAGCTTATGACACTGGATTATATTTATCACAGCGGTTTCGCCATCGAAATGGAAGGTGTAACCGTTATCATCGATTACTACAAAGATTCTTCCGAAACGGAACACAACCGGGGAATCGTGCATGATTATCTCCTGCAAAGGCCGGGTAAACTGTACGTATTGGCCACTCATTTCCATCCCGATCACTTTAACCGTGAAATATTGACTTGGAAAGAGCAACGCCCCGACATTCAATATATCTTCTCCAAAGATATTCTGAAGTCCCATCGCGCTAAAGCCGAAGATGCTTTCTATATAAAAAAAGGAGAAACATACGAAGACGACACAATCCGCATCGACGCCTTCGGATCGACGGATGTCGGCAGTTCGTTCCTTCTTCATTTACAAGATTGGAGTATCTTCCATGCCGGCGACTTGAACAACTGGCACTGGAGTGAAGAATCGACCGAAGAAGAGATACGAAAAGCCAATGGTGATTTCCTTGCAGAAGTTAAATATTTAAAAGAAAAAGTGCCAAATATCGATCTAGTGCTATTCCCGGTGGATCGGAGAATGGGAAAAGATTACATGAAAGGGGCAAAACAGTTCATCGAACAAATAAAAACTACTATATTTGTGCCCATGCACTTCAGTGAAGATTATGAAGGAGGAAATGCGCTCCGTAGTTTTGCTGAAAATGCAGGATGCCGTTTTATCAGCATCACCCGTCGGGGTGAAAGTTTTGAGATTACCAAATAAACACATTATAATTATGAATAAATTTACGATTCTGTTTCTTACCCTGTTTCTCGCATTGCCGATGGCAATGAAGGCAGATTCTGCAAAAGAGAAGAAAGATGACACCAGGTACCTTGCAGGAGCTGTTCCTGAAGTAGAAGGTAAAGTAGTATTTTCCAAAGAGTTCCAGATTCCCGGAATGAGTCAGGCACAAATCTATGACACAATGACAAAGTGGATGGATGAGCGTCTGAAAGAGAATAAAAATATCGACAGCCGCATTGTTTTCTCCGACGAAGCAAAAGGAACAATTGCCGGTATCGGAGAAGAATGGATTGTTTTCAGTTCCAGTGCCCTGTCATTAGACCGTACATTAATTAACTATCAGATTACAGTTACCTGTAAACCCGGAAATTGCCTGGTAGAGCTTGAAAAAATCCGTTTTACTTATCGTGAAACAGAAAAATATAAAGCCGAAGAATGGATTACTGATAAATATGCGCTCAATAAAGCTAAGACTAAATTAGTACGTGGCTTGGCTAAATGGCGTAGAAAAACCGTAGACTTCGCTGATGATATATTTATGGATGTAGCGGTAGCTTTCGGAGCACCCGACACCCGTCCGAAAACAGAGAAAAAGAAGAAAGAAGAAGAGCAGCAAAAACCATCAATCGTTGCAGCCGCAGGTCCTATTGTCATTGGTGGCGCAGATAAAAAGACTGACATAAAAGTGACAACTGGCGAACCGGCTCAAACCACTATTCCGGCGGCAACATTAACTCCTGCCACTCCGGCTACCAAAGTTTCATCTGACGCATCCGGCTATACAGAAGTTGATTTGAAACAAATTCCGGGCGAAGTATATGCTTTGATGGGAAGCGGCAAATTAGTGATCAGCATTGGAAAAGATGAGTTTAACATGACTAATATGACAGCAAACGCAGGTGGTGCACTCGGTTATCAATCAGGAAAAGCAGTTGCCTATTGTACGCTTTCACCCGATCAAGCTTACGATGCAATAGAAAAGGCAGATAGCTATACATTAAAATTGTACGCTCCGAACCAAACGACACCTTCAGCTGTTATCGAATGTAAGAAAATGCCTTCACAGACAACCCCGCAAGCCGGACAACCGCGCACATATGTCGGAGAAATCGTGAAGCTCTTAATGAAAAAATAAGGAAAATCGCAACAATGGAAATAAAAAGTAAATTTGACCATTTTAATATCAACGTTACCAATCTGGAGCGGAGTATCGCTTTTTATGAAAAAGCACTCGGCTTAAAAGAACATCATCGGAAAGAAGCATCCGACGGCTCGTTCACATTAGTCTACCTGACTGATAACGAAACAGGTTTCTTGCTGGAATTGACGTGGTTGAAAGATCATACTGCCCCATATGAACTGGGAGAAAACGAAAGCCATCTCTGCTTTCGTGTAGCCGGCGATTACGATGCAATCAGAGCTTATCACAAAGAAATGAATTGTGTATGTTTTGAGAACACTGCCATGGGGCTTTATTTCATCAATGACCCGGATGATTACTGGATTGAAATACTTCCACAAAAGTAAAAGGCCGTCCGTAAAGTTCCTAAAAAGAAAAGGGATGTCTAAAAGTCTCTTTTTTACAAGTTCACCCACGTTACAGATAGTTGTAGCGTGGGTGAATTTTCGTTTTTAGAACTTTTTAGACAACCCCTTTATAATATCAAGATTTTCCGAACAGCCTTTACTGTTTGTTTCTAAAAAACAAAGGATAGTCCCAAAATTGCCGCCAGTATAAAAAAACAACCAGGAACAAATTGGTTAACAAGCAGCCTCATTAGTTGCATTCTGGGCAACACGAACATATCATTCGCCTTATCTTTATCATACAATATGGTAACCTTATCATCTATATGATACTGTTTTGGATAAAGGTAAATGTTATTTTCCTCTTCACTCTTTAGATTAGAAGGAAAAAATTGGCAACACTTCTCGTCTTCTCCCTCCAATTTATATTTTATTTTTGGTATACATACATCAGTAATATTCATACCATCAGACTTTACCTGTGTCTCTATATCCACTACCTTTCCATGTGTTTTCCTGCTATACGCTTTTATTATCCTGCAATGAAGCATCCACAAGAGTCCCATTTTCAGAATTAGAAAAGCACCCCGCAACATAAGTATAACAGATACTACACAAATTATTATATTTATAACCATACTTTTATTTCTTATGACGGTTAGCTCTTTTCTTCCGGATATCTGCTTTCATCTTCGCTGCACCCGAACCATGCTGTCCGCGAATATACGTCGCTTTTTTTGCTTTCGTTTTCACCTTTTCCTCTTCTTGGGGCTTATCTTTCTTACCTTTAAAGACGATTCCACCCATGATTGCTTCTTCTATACTCATATAATCATTTATTAGTATTCAACATTTCCGACGGCAAAGATAACCCTTTTCTGCGGATTTATTTATCTTTGCAGAGTTAACAATCGTAACCACCAATGGCAACAACAACTCTTTCTGCAGAAAAGGACCCGATGGGAACCGCTATTTCTGATTATTTTAATCATCACAGAGCTGATCGTTTGCGGGTATTTTCTTCTCAATTCGAAGAAGATGAAATTCCCGTCAAAGAACTGTTTCGTAGTACACAGTCTATGCCTATACTAGAGCGTACTGCCCTACAAATGGCTACAGGGCGAATATTGGATGTAGGTGCCGGAAGCGGATGTCATGCACTGGCACTTCAGGAAATGGGAAAAGAAGTGTGTGCCATTGATATTTCTCCGCTATCCGTCGAAGTGATGCAACAACGTGGAGTGAACGATCCGCGCCTCATCAATCTTTT
The Bacteroides luhongzhouii DNA segment above includes these coding regions:
- a CDS encoding DUF4468 domain-containing protein; protein product: MNKFTILFLTLFLALPMAMKADSAKEKKDDTRYLAGAVPEVEGKVVFSKEFQIPGMSQAQIYDTMTKWMDERLKENKNIDSRIVFSDEAKGTIAGIGEEWIVFSSSALSLDRTLINYQITVTCKPGNCLVELEKIRFTYRETEKYKAEEWITDKYALNKAKTKLVRGLAKWRRKTVDFADDIFMDVAVAFGAPDTRPKTEKKKKEEEQQKPSIVAAAGPIVIGGADKKTDIKVTTGEPAQTTIPAATLTPATPATKVSSDASGYTEVDLKQIPGEVYALMGSGKLVISIGKDEFNMTNMTANAGGALGYQSGKAVAYCTLSPDQAYDAIEKADSYTLKLYAPNQTTPSAVIECKKMPSQTTPQAGQPRTYVGEIVKLLMKK
- a CDS encoding pirin family protein, with the protein product MKKVIHKADTRGHSQYDWLDSYHTFSFDEYFDSDRINFGALRVLNDDKVAPGQGFQTHPHKNMEIISIPLKGHLQHGDSKKNSRIITVGEIQTMSAGTGIFHSEVNASPVEPVEFLQIWIMPRERNTRPVYQDFSIAELERPNELAVIVSPDGSTPASLLQDTWFSIGKVEAGKKLGYHMHQSHAGVYIFLIEGEIVVDGEVLKRRDGMGVYDTNSVELETLKDSHILLIEVPM
- a CDS encoding DcaP family trimeric outer membrane transporter is translated as MKTSFKMVAMLLGIGIFPLCAHAQKKVIIEDEEPNSIMFVSKNKAGDEIIRIMNDRSQMRFHDPNAPRFLLTDQKGKFALGIGGYVRATAEYDFNGIVNDVDFYPALIPQRGSDNFAKNQFQMDITTSTLFLKLVGRTKHLGDFIVYTAGNFRGDGKTFELQNAYAQFLGFTIGYSYGSFMDLSALPPTIDFAGPNGSAFYRTTQLSYMYDKLKNWKFGVSMEMPSVDGTTNNDLSINTQRMPDFATSVQYNWNSNSHIKLGAIIRSMTYSSNVHEKAYSATGFGLQASTTFNITKKLQAFGQFNYGKGIGSYLNDLSNLNVDIVPDPDKEGKMQVLPMLGWYAGLQYNLCPSIFISGTYSLSRLYSENGYPSENPESYRKGQYLVANAFWNVSSNLQVGVEYLRGWRTDFSSATRHANRLNMLVQYSF
- the pdxH gene encoding pyridoxamine 5'-phosphate oxidase yields the protein MAKLNIADIRQEYTKGGLRESELPGDPLSLFSRWLQEAIDAEVDEPTAVIVGTVSPEGKPSTRTVLLKGLHDGKFIFYTNYESRKGKQLAQNPYISLSFVWHALERQIHIEGIATKVSPEESDEYFRKRPYKSRIGARISPQSQPITSRMQLIRSFVKEAARWIGKEVERPDNWGGYAVAPTRIEFWQGRPNRLHDRFLYTLQPDGEWKISRLAP
- a CDS encoding VOC family protein, producing MEIKSKFDHFNINVTNLERSIAFYEKALGLKEHHRKEASDGSFTLVYLTDNETGFLLELTWLKDHTAPYELGENESHLCFRVAGDYDAIRAYHKEMNCVCFENTAMGLYFINDPDDYWIEILPQK
- a CDS encoding OmpP1/FadL family transporter, whose amino-acid sequence is MRKISLIGLAMLIVSIPTFAGDYLTNTNQNAAFLRMIARGASIDVDGVYSNPAGLAFLPKDGLQVALTIQSAYQTRDIAATSPLWTMDGQTTVRNYEGKASAPVIPSIHAVYKKGDWAFSGSFAIVGGGGKASFDNGLPMFDAAAISLVNTIGQGMLAPNQYSISSAMEGRQYIYGLQLGASYKINEHFSVFAGARMNYFTGGYKGFLDINLKEGVAEELGREIIKQLMAGGMTLEQAQQAALQKSQQLNDAKLKLDCDQTGWGLTPIIGVDAKFGKLNLAAKYEFKANMNIENDTHEIVAPDAAAAFVAPYQNGVNTPSDLPSMLSVAASYEFLPSLRASVEYHFFDDKNAGMADGKQKTLKHGTHEYLAGVEWDINKLFTVSGGYQKTDYGLSDAFQSDTSFSCDSYSVGFGGRINFTQALSLDVAYFWTTYSDYTKEKPRGLEATSMASLVDKDVYSRTNKVFGVSVNYKF
- a CDS encoding MBL fold metallo-hydrolase produces the protein MTLDYIYHSGFAIEMEGVTVIIDYYKDSSETEHNRGIVHDYLLQRPGKLYVLATHFHPDHFNREILTWKEQRPDIQYIFSKDILKSHRAKAEDAFYIKKGETYEDDTIRIDAFGSTDVGSSFLLHLQDWSIFHAGDLNNWHWSEESTEEEIRKANGDFLAEVKYLKEKVPNIDLVLFPVDRRMGKDYMKGAKQFIEQIKTTIFVPMHFSEDYEGGNALRSFAENAGCRFISITRRGESFEITK
- a CDS encoding 2-hydroxyacid dehydrogenase; the protein is MAYTIAFFGTKPYDESSFNKKNKEFGFEIRYYKGNLNKNNVLLTQGVDAICIFVNDVADAEVIRIMAANGVKLLALRCAGFNNVDLDAAAAAGITVVRVPAYSPYATAEYTVALMLSLNRKIPRASWRTKDGNFSLHGLMGFDMHGKTAGIIGTGKIAKILIHILKGFGMNILAYDLYPDYNFARQEQIVYTSLDELYHNSDIISLHCPLTEETKYLINDYSISKMKDGVMIINTGRGQLIHTNALIEGLKNKKIGSAGLDVYEEESEYFYEDQSDRIIDDDVLARLLSFNNVIVTSHQAFFTHEAMENIAATTLQNIKDFINHKPLLNEVKK